A stretch of DNA from Bacillota bacterium:
TTGGGCAGGTGGCAACCGGGCGGGTAAAGGTTGTGGCTTAGGTCCAGCAGGCTTTCCCTACGGGACACCCGGGCGTCGCCGCGCGGGCGGTTTCCCTTTACGTCCCGCCTCGTGGCGTCACCGGCCACGGCGCTGGATCACCACTCAGCACACACTGCAATCCCCGCCCGGCCTCCCCGGTGGAAACAGCCTAGGAGTTTTCCTCCACAGCACCCGTCATCTCCTAGCCTCTTTTGCAGACGGGGTTTCGGGCAGCACCGCTGCCGCCAGCGGGCCCACCGGCGGGATGCTGAACCTGCCATCCCCCCGCCCACTCAAGGCGGGCTACGCTGCACCCCGCTTGCCGGCGGGATGCAGGTTTCCCCCGGGCCGCAGGCCACACCCGCGCGCCCGGGCCTCCCCGGGGATAGGGTCTACGCCTACATGCCGTTGTAGATCGCCCCTTCCCCTTTCCCCCAGCCCCGGCCCACAACTGGGCGTCGCAAGCCAAAACCAGGGGCTTCATCGTTGTGCCCGCGACGGATTTTTAGGCCCGTCTTCAGAGATGGGGGCACCGACTAGGATACTGCGCCACCTGCCGCAAAAGCTGTGCATTCTCAATATAACACGACCCGGCTCGCCAATCAAATGGAGCGGCGGTATCCTGCCCCCGCTCGGGCGACCAGGTACGTCAGGGCGCCGCTCCTGTAGCCCAGTGACCGCACCAGGCGCAGGCAGGCTTGCCCTTCCTCGTCCGCCCGCCGTTCGGCCTCCTCCCGGCCCCATATGGCCGCAGCGTTCATCCCCGTTGCATCCTGCCCGGACGCCCAGTCGTCCAGGTCGTCCCGCATCTGGAAGGCCCGGCCCAGGTGCAGGCCGCAGCGGTCCAGGACCTCCATCGTTTGGGGGTCCGCACCGGCGAGCAGGCCACCCATGCGCAGGCAGGCCCGGAAGAGCGCTCCGGTCTTGGCGTCAGCCACGAAATCGTAGCTTTGCGGTGATGGTTCCCAAAGTAAGTCGCCCACCTGGCCGCCGGCCAGTCCCTGGGAGCCGCACGCCCGCGCCAGCTCTTCCACCAGTCGCCCTGCCAGATCGCCGGGGTAGGACGCCAGGACGCCGAAGGCCAGCGCGAGCAGGGCGTTGCCCGCCAGCAGGGCCACCGCCTGGCCGAAAACCCGGTGACAGGTGGGGCGCCCGCGGCGCAACTCGTCGTCGTCCATGCAGGGGAGGTCGTCGTGGACCAGGGAGTAGGAGTGGACCAGCTCCACGGCACATGCCCCCGCCAGGGCAGAGGCGGCCCGGTCTCCCAGGTGGGCGGCTGCCATTACCAGCAGGGGACGCAGGCGCTTCCCTCCCGGGAAAACGGCATAGCGCATGGCGGCATGGAGCTCCCGGGGCGGTAGTTCCTCGCGCGGCAGGAGCCGTGCCAGGTGCTCTTCCACCGCCGCCCGCCAGTCAGCGAGCAGGCGGGCCGCTTCCGGATTCTCCGGGCCCCGGTCCTCCGGGCCAGGGTTCTTCGTCCGGTTCACCATCTTCACCCTGTATGAGTTTTGCCATCCTGCCCTCCGCCTCGTCCAGGCGGCGCTGGCACACCCCGAGCAACCTGGTCCCTTCCTCGAAGAGACGCAGCGACTCCTCCAGGCCGGCGTTACCCTGCTCCAGGGCGCGCACGATCTGCTCGAGCTGGGCCAGGGCTTCTTCGAAACGGGGTTCGGGAGGCTGTTTCACCGTCCATCCCCCCCTGGGAGCTCCCGGGTGGCCTGCACCCGGCAGTCCATTTCTCCGTCCTTCAGCCTCACCACCACCTCATCGGGCACTGCCACCTCGTCCACGCTGGCCACCACCTGCCGCCCGGGCAGGCGGTAGCAGATGGCATACCCGCGACTCAGCACCGCCCGCGGGTCCAGAGCCGCCAGCTGCCCCGCGCATGCCTCCACCTTCAACCGCCGGGTACGGAGGTGGTTCCCCAGGGCCCGCTCCAACCTCTCCGCCAGGAGATCCACGGCCTGGCGACGCTGCCACACCACGTCGGCGGGGCGGGCCAGGCAGGGCCGGACCGCCAGCTCATCGAGCCGCTCTCTAAGGCGGGCCAGCTGCCCCGCCACGGCCACGCGCAGGCGGCTGCGCCAGCCGCTCAGGACCTCTTCCCACCGGGCCCGGTCGGGAACCACGATCTCGGCCGCGTGGGAGGGGGTGGCCGCCCGCACGTCCGCCACCAGGTCGGCGATGGTGACATCCGACTCGTGGCCCACCGCGGACACCACCGGGAGGGCGGACCGGGATATGGCCCGTGCCACCTCTTCCGTGTTGAAGGCCCACAGCTCTTCCATCGACCCGCCCCCGCGAGCCACGATGATCACCTCCGCCAGGCGGTACCGGTTCACCAGATCCAGGGCCGCCGCGATTTCCCCCGGTGCTTCCAGGCCCTGCACCTGGACGGGTACCAGGAGCAGGTCGAAGCGGGGGAACCGGCGGTGGGCAACCCGCACGATGTCCCGGATGACGGCGCCGGTGGGGGATGTGATCACCGCCACCCGGGCCGGTACCTGCGGGAGCGGCCGCTTACGTGCCGGTGCAAAGAGCCCCTCCTCCTCCAGGCGCCGGCGCAGCTCCTCCAGGGCCTGCCACAACGCCCCCAGTCCGTCCGGGTGCATCTCCTCCACATACAGCTGATAGATGCCGTCCCTTTCGAACACCCCGATGGAGCCCCGGCACAGCACGCTTATGCCGTTGGCTGGCGCAAAGACCAGACCCGCCACCCGGGACGAGAACATCACACATGCCAGGCGCGACTCCCCGTCCCGCAGGGAGAAATAGAGGTGGCCTCGCGAGTGGTGCTTGAAGTTGGCGATTTCCCCGCGCACCCAGGTGTCCTGCAGAGGGGCCTGTTCCTCGAGAACGTGTTTGATGTGGCGGGTGATTTCGCTCACCCGCCACACCTTCTCCTCCGGCCCCCGGGGAGCCAGCTTCCAGGTCATGAGCACACCCCGCCGGATGGCACCGCTCGACGGCTAGGCCAGGCCCGCCTGCCTCCTGGCCGCCTCCACCGTGTTCTTGAGCAGCATGGCGATGGTCATGGGGCCCACGCCGCCCGGCACCGGAGTAATGGCCGAGGCCACGTCGACCGCCGACTCGAAATCCACGTCGCCCACCAGCTTGCCGTCTTCGGGGTTGACGCCCACGTCGATGACCACCGCGCCCGGCTTGATCATGTCGCCCCGGACGGCCCGGGCTTTGCCCACGGCCACCACCAGCACGTCGGCGGCACGGGTCTCCGCCCCCAGGTCCTGCGTGCGGGAATGGCAGATGGTGACGGTGGCGTGTCGGGAGAGGAGCAGCAGGGCCACTGGCTTGCCCACGATGTTGGAACGGCCCACCACCACGGCCCGCTTACCCTTGAGGTCGACCCCGGTGTGCTCGAGCAGGTGCAGGATCCCCTGCGGCGTGCAGGGGACGAAGCACCTCTCGCCGATGAGGAGCCGCCCCTGGTTCACGGGGTGGAATCCGTCCACATCCTTTTCCGGGCTGATGGCGTCGAAGCAGCGCCGTTCGTCGATATGCCCGGGCACAGGATGCTGGAGCAGGATGCCCGAGATCTCCGGGCGGGCGTTGAGCTCGCCGATCAGGCGCAGCACCTCATGCTCCGGCGTGTCGGCGGGCAGGCGGTACACTTCCGAATGGATGCCGGCGTCCTTGCAGGCCCGTTCCTTGTTGCGCACATAGGTCTTGGAAGCCGGGTCTTCCCCCACCAGGATCACCGCCAGACCGGGCAGGATACCCCGCTCCTTGAGACCGGCCACTTCCGCGCGGACCTCGGCGCGCGCTGCCTCGGCGACGGCCTTGCCGTCGATGATGCGTGCACTCATCCCTGCTTCCCCCCTTCGGACAGATAGCGGTCGATGCCCGCGGCCGCCCGGCGTCCCGCTCCCATGGCCAGGATCACCGTGGCCGCCCCCGTCACGCTGTCGCCTCCAGCGAAGACCCCGGGCCGGGTGGTCATGCCGGTTTCCTCGTCGATGATGAGCCCTCCCCACCTGGTGGTCTGCAGGCCGGAGCTGGAACGGGAAACCAGGGGGTTGGGTGTGGTGCCGATGGCAATGACGACCGTGTCCACGTCCAGATGGTACTCACTGCCCGGAATGGGCACGGGGCGCCTGCGCCCGGAGGCATCCGGCTCCCCCAGCTCCATGCGCTGGCAGACCATCCCCTTCACCCAGCCCTTCTCGTCCCCCAGGATCTCAACGGGCGCGGTGAGCAGGTGGAACTCGATACCTTCCTCTTTGGCATGGTGGATTTCTTCGCGCCGGGCGGGCATCTCCTCCCAGGTACGGCGGTATACGATGTAGACCTTTTCGGGACCCAGGCGCAGGGCGCAGCGGGCTGCGTCCATGGCCACGTTCCCCGCCCCCACCACCGCCACCCGGCGGCCGCTCTTGACCGGGGTGTCATACTCGGGGAACAGGTACCCCTTCATGAGGTTGATGCGGGTCAGGAATTCGTTGGCCGAGTACACCCCGCACAGGTTCTCGCCCGGGATGCCCAGGAAGTTGGGGAGCCCCGCCCCCGTGCCCAGGAACACGGCCTGGTAGCCGTCGGCGAAGAGGTCGTCCACGGTAAGCGTCTTTCCCACCACCGCGTCCGTCCTGATCTCCACCCCCAGGGCGCGCAGCCCGTCGATCTCCGCCTGTACCACCGCCTTGGGCAGACGAAACTCGGGGATACCGTACATCAGGACCCCGCCGGGCACGTGCAGGGCTTCGAAGACGGTAACCTGGTATCCCTTCTGAGCCAGGTCGCTGGCGCAGGTGAGCCCGGCCGGTCCGGAGCCCACCACGGCCACCCTCTTGCCGTTGGGGGAAGGCTTCTCGGCCAGGCGGAGGCCCTGCTCGCGCGCCCAGTCGCCCAGGTACCGCTCCAGGCGTCCGATGGCGACCGGCTCGTTCTTCTTGCCCATCAGGCAGTACCTTTCGCACTGCTCCTCCTGCGGGCATACCCGCCCGCATATGGAAGGCAAGATGTTGGTCGACCAGATGCTGCGGTAGGCGCCCTCCACGTCACCGCCACGCAGCTTACCGATGAACTCCTTGATGCGGACGTTGACCGGGCACCCCTGCTCGCAGGTGGGATTCTTGCATTGCAGGCAGCGTTCCGCCTCCTCCTGCGCCAGTTCGGGGGTAAGGCCCAGCGCCACCTCCCGGAAGTTGCGGATGCGTTCCTCCGGGTGCTGCTCGGGCATGGGTACCTTGGTCTTGCGGAGCGGCATCAGGCCTCACCTCCACCGTGGCAGCTGCACTTCTCGTAGTGTTCCAGGGCCAGCTTCTGCTCGGCATCGTACATGTGACCCCGCCGCACCGCCAGGTCGAAGTCCACCTGGTGGGCGTCGAAGATGGGCCCGTCCACGCAGGCGAAGCGGGTCTGGCCGCCCACACTGACCCGGCACACCCCGCACATCCCCGTGCCGTCCACCATGATG
This window harbors:
- a CDS encoding polyprenyl synthetase family protein; its protein translation is MNRTKNPGPEDRGPENPEAARLLADWRAAVEEHLARLLPREELPPRELHAAMRYAVFPGGKRLRPLLVMAAAHLGDRAASALAGACAVELVHSYSLVHDDLPCMDDDELRRGRPTCHRVFGQAVALLAGNALLALAFGVLASYPGDLAGRLVEELARACGSQGLAGGQVGDLLWEPSPQSYDFVADAKTGALFRACLRMGGLLAGADPQTMEVLDRCGLHLGRAFQMRDDLDDWASGQDATGMNAAAIWGREEAERRADEEGQACLRLVRSLGYRSGALTYLVARAGAGYRRSI
- the xseB gene encoding exodeoxyribonuclease VII small subunit, whose translation is MKQPPEPRFEEALAQLEQIVRALEQGNAGLEESLRLFEEGTRLLGVCQRRLDEAEGRMAKLIQGEDGEPDEEPWPGGPGPGESGSGPPAR
- the xseA gene encoding exodeoxyribonuclease VII large subunit; this encodes MTWKLAPRGPEEKVWRVSEITRHIKHVLEEQAPLQDTWVRGEIANFKHHSRGHLYFSLRDGESRLACVMFSSRVAGLVFAPANGISVLCRGSIGVFERDGIYQLYVEEMHPDGLGALWQALEELRRRLEEEGLFAPARKRPLPQVPARVAVITSPTGAVIRDIVRVAHRRFPRFDLLLVPVQVQGLEAPGEIAAALDLVNRYRLAEVIIVARGGGSMEELWAFNTEEVARAISRSALPVVSAVGHESDVTIADLVADVRAATPSHAAEIVVPDRARWEEVLSGWRSRLRVAVAGQLARLRERLDELAVRPCLARPADVVWQRRQAVDLLAERLERALGNHLRTRRLKVEACAGQLAALDPRAVLSRGYAICYRLPGRQVVASVDEVAVPDEVVVRLKDGEMDCRVQATRELPGGDGR
- the folD gene encoding bifunctional methylenetetrahydrofolate dehydrogenase/methenyltetrahydrofolate cyclohydrolase FolD, which gives rise to MSARIIDGKAVAEAARAEVRAEVAGLKERGILPGLAVILVGEDPASKTYVRNKERACKDAGIHSEVYRLPADTPEHEVLRLIGELNARPEISGILLQHPVPGHIDERRCFDAISPEKDVDGFHPVNQGRLLIGERCFVPCTPQGILHLLEHTGVDLKGKRAVVVGRSNIVGKPVALLLLSRHATVTICHSRTQDLGAETRAADVLVVAVGKARAVRGDMIKPGAVVIDVGVNPEDGKLVGDVDFESAVDVASAITPVPGGVGPMTIAMLLKNTVEAARRQAGLA
- the gltA gene encoding NADPH-dependent glutamate synthase is translated as MPLRKTKVPMPEQHPEERIRNFREVALGLTPELAQEEAERCLQCKNPTCEQGCPVNVRIKEFIGKLRGGDVEGAYRSIWSTNILPSICGRVCPQEEQCERYCLMGKKNEPVAIGRLERYLGDWAREQGLRLAEKPSPNGKRVAVVGSGPAGLTCASDLAQKGYQVTVFEALHVPGGVLMYGIPEFRLPKAVVQAEIDGLRALGVEIRTDAVVGKTLTVDDLFADGYQAVFLGTGAGLPNFLGIPGENLCGVYSANEFLTRINLMKGYLFPEYDTPVKSGRRVAVVGAGNVAMDAARCALRLGPEKVYIVYRRTWEEMPARREEIHHAKEEGIEFHLLTAPVEILGDEKGWVKGMVCQRMELGEPDASGRRRPVPIPGSEYHLDVDTVVIAIGTTPNPLVSRSSSGLQTTRWGGLIIDEETGMTTRPGVFAGGDSVTGAATVILAMGAGRRAAAGIDRYLSEGGKQG